One stretch of Muribaculum intestinale DNA includes these proteins:
- a CDS encoding tyrosine-type recombinase/integrase has protein sequence MDKVRKQRGNIVLHKDRRGGEECIRVDYSDCQAIALLLVQDTDVVAIEDGSGYIPAAAFRLPDFYDRYSPHAYIDYSRVYVRHPKPKREYTLPKGYLELLEQKRYSPSTVKTYRAYFSDFMEYHKGRNIDRLKVADINRYILYLVNEKKISVSQQNMRINAIKFYYEQVRGGKRQYYGGITRAKEYKSLPEVLSRNEVRRILSCLANRKHRCMISLIYSAGLRRSELLNLTPQDIMSERMLIRIMGKGKKCRYSLLSEKVLCELREYFKEYRPQKWLFEGETPGEQYSASALVKVLKEAADRAGIKHRVHVHMLRHSFATHLLEQGTDLRTIQELLGHNDIKTTSIYLHVTSAHKSSIPNPLDSLDDS, from the coding sequence ATGGACAAGGTACGGAAACAACGTGGCAACATCGTTCTTCACAAAGACAGGCGTGGCGGCGAGGAGTGCATCCGGGTGGATTACTCGGACTGCCAAGCCATCGCCCTGTTGCTGGTTCAGGACACCGACGTGGTGGCGATCGAGGACGGCTCCGGCTACATTCCTGCCGCCGCTTTCCGGCTGCCTGATTTCTACGACCGCTATTCACCGCACGCCTACATCGATTACAGCCGGGTTTACGTGCGGCATCCCAAACCTAAGCGTGAATACACACTGCCGAAAGGCTACCTCGAACTGCTGGAACAAAAGCGTTACAGCCCCTCGACCGTCAAAACATACCGTGCCTATTTCAGTGACTTCATGGAATATCACAAGGGACGGAACATCGACCGTCTGAAGGTTGCCGACATCAACCGCTACATACTCTACCTTGTGAACGAGAAGAAAATCTCGGTGTCGCAACAGAATATGCGCATCAACGCCATCAAGTTCTACTATGAGCAGGTGCGTGGCGGCAAACGGCAATACTACGGCGGTATCACCCGTGCCAAAGAGTACAAGAGCCTGCCCGAAGTGTTGAGCCGCAACGAGGTGCGGCGCATTCTTTCATGCCTTGCAAACCGCAAGCATCGCTGTATGATTTCGTTGATTTATTCCGCAGGATTGAGAAGGAGCGAGTTGCTTAACCTCACTCCGCAGGATATTATGAGCGAACGTATGCTGATTCGCATTATGGGCAAGGGCAAAAAATGCCGCTACTCGCTGCTGTCGGAGAAGGTATTGTGCGAACTTCGGGAATATTTCAAGGAATATCGCCCGCAAAAATGGCTGTTCGAGGGCGAAACACCCGGAGAGCAATATTCGGCAAGTGCATTGGTGAAAGTGTTGAAGGAAGCCGCCGATCGTGCAGGCATCAAGCACCGGGTACACGTACACATGCTCCGCCACTCCTTTGCCACTCACCTGCTGGAGCAGGGAACGGACCTGAGAACCATACAGGAGTTGTTGGGACACAACGACATCAAGACTACGAGCATCTACCTTCATGTTACAAGTGCCCACAAGTCGAGCATACCGAATCCGCTTGATTCATTGGACGATTCATGA
- a CDS encoding pyridoxamine 5'-phosphate oxidase family protein encodes MKQMRKAARQKDEDWALNVFDRAPFVTMSMIRPDGTPYGLPLSLIRGEGHTFYFHCADEGEKMDCIRANPIVSLSAVSRCSPKFETGKKNFTMYYDSAIALGEAEIVTDNAEKIMALRLLCQRFLPNYMGNFDEAIKRSLDRTTVVKITLTEPPVGKSKP; translated from the coding sequence ATGAAGCAGATGAGAAAAGCAGCAAGGCAGAAAGATGAGGACTGGGCGCTTAATGTGTTTGACCGTGCTCCCTTTGTAACGATGTCGATGATACGACCGGACGGAACGCCATACGGACTCCCGCTGTCGTTGATACGGGGGGAGGGGCACACGTTTTATTTCCATTGCGCCGACGAGGGGGAGAAGATGGATTGCATAAGGGCCAATCCCATTGTCAGTCTGAGTGCCGTCAGCCGATGCTCCCCGAAATTTGAGACCGGGAAAAAGAATTTTACTATGTATTATGACTCTGCCATCGCTTTAGGGGAGGCGGAGATTGTGACTGATAACGCGGAAAAGATTATGGCTTTGCGTCTGCTCTGCCAACGCTTTTTACCTAATTACATGGGGAATTTTGATGAAGCGATCAAGCGTAGCCTCGACCGCACAACCGTTGTCAAAATAACACTCACAGAACCGCCGGTCGGCAAATCCAAACCATAA
- a CDS encoding PRTRC system protein C gives MALEITGIKRVFTFKKGTATITLDDPNPSDSPEMVMGFYSNTYPELTTATVHGPTMKDDAAVYEFKTTIGTKG, from the coding sequence ATGGCACTCGAAATCACAGGAATCAAACGCGTGTTCACTTTCAAGAAAGGGACAGCCACAATCACACTCGACGACCCCAATCCGTCGGACAGCCCCGAAATGGTGATGGGATTCTATTCCAATACCTATCCCGAACTGACAACCGCCACGGTACACGGTCCCACCATGAAGGACGACGCGGCGGTCTATGAGTTCAAGACCACAATCGGAACCAAAGGATAA
- a CDS encoding DUF488 domain-containing protein, with amino-acid sequence MTQYQLKRAYEPASPEDGFRVYIDRLWPRGLSHETFHYDLWDKDIAPSTELREWFHADPDNRWSEFETRYSKELETSPSFGALRHLLAQKSVVTLLYSSHDERHNNAIVVYNLLTK; translated from the coding sequence ATGACACAATATCAATTAAAACGGGCTTACGAACCCGCTTCTCCGGAAGACGGCTTCAGGGTATATATAGACAGACTTTGGCCGAGAGGTCTCTCGCACGAGACTTTCCATTATGATTTGTGGGATAAGGATATCGCGCCGTCCACAGAACTCCGCGAATGGTTTCATGCGGATCCCGATAACCGATGGTCTGAATTTGAGACTCGATATTCCAAAGAACTGGAGACCAGCCCTTCGTTCGGGGCATTGCGACATCTTCTTGCACAGAAATCTGTAGTGACATTACTTTATTCGTCTCATGATGAACGACATAACAATGCCATTGTGGTTTACAACTTATTGACAAAATAA
- a CDS encoding BatD family protein codes for MYVFFSGVRVYASTTADSVYFHIKADTIREIRAGQVVELTYALVNSQFDTASYPVFNDNIEVVSGPKQHKCSSYTIVNGVGSKSDETCFSYLVRFRKSGEIQLPAASVTVGNRTYTTPECRVHVNSAGVDRKRLKCSLNVEQLVGDYVRYCATLTCNTRPDQNPPLLSINGETTRPSSTSYSGSEGKEEYVYRYYFNSEGYKVACEKLTFGGKAYKLRPRKCKKRH; via the coding sequence ATGTATGTATTTTTTTCGGGAGTTCGAGTGTACGCCTCGACTACCGCAGACTCCGTGTATTTCCACATAAAGGCAGACACAATACGGGAAATCCGTGCGGGACAAGTGGTGGAACTGACGTATGCTTTGGTCAATTCCCAGTTCGACACGGCTTCTTATCCGGTATTCAATGACAACATTGAAGTGGTGAGTGGTCCGAAACAACATAAATGTAGCAGTTACACAATTGTGAACGGAGTGGGAAGCAAGAGTGATGAAACCTGTTTCAGCTATCTTGTGCGGTTCAGGAAAAGCGGCGAGATTCAGCTCCCTGCCGCATCTGTAACGGTAGGGAACCGTACCTATACCACTCCTGAATGTCGTGTGCATGTAAATTCTGCCGGAGTGGACAGAAAAAGATTGAAATGCAGTTTGAATGTGGAGCAACTGGTCGGAGATTACGTGAGATACTGTGCCACCCTTACCTGCAATACTCGTCCCGATCAGAATCCTCCGTTGTTGTCAATTAACGGGGAAACAACCCGTCCAAGCAGCACATCCTATTCAGGTTCAGAAGGCAAGGAAGAATATGTTTACCGGTATTATTTTAACAGCGAAGGCTATAAAGTAGCTTGCGAGAAACTGACCTTTGGAGGGAAAGCATATAAACTCCGACCACGAAAGTGCAAAAAGAGGCATTAA
- the hcp gene encoding hydroxylamine reductase, producing MKMFCYQCQETARGKGCEIQGVCGKKPETSARMDQLLYIARGMAIVNRQLREKGASSKDASRFIVDALFTTITNANFDNDMLDGYITKALDLKNELEGESKKRGMEPPFMPEVSYHIPKEEYGVHEVIEHSGTLEEEITSVLHDKNPNIRGLKQLAMYGCKGMAAYVRHACNLGYEDEDIYVVIENALAEISRPDISVYELFSLVLNVGDGGVKAMALLDKANTSTYGNPEITKVNIGVRNRPGILVSGHDLKDLEELLEQSAGKGVDIYTHSEMLPAQSYPFFKKFPHFAGNYGNAWWRQIDEFETFNGMFLFTSNCIVPPRPKTTYMDRIYTTGVVGMPGTHFIPDGKDGKKDFSEIIERAQTCQPPTEIEHGEIVAGFAHNQVLALAPKIIDLIKSGKIRKFVVMAGCDGRMPSRKYYTEFAERLPKDCVILTAGCAKYRYNKLPLGDIEGVPRVLDAGQCNDSYSLVVIANALKDAFGLESVNDLPIVYNIAWYEQKAVIVLLALLSLGVKNIHTGPTLPAFFTPEILKVLQEKFNIGTIATVDEDLATLIG from the coding sequence ATGAAAATGTTCTGTTACCAGTGCCAGGAGACCGCACGCGGCAAAGGCTGCGAGATACAAGGTGTATGCGGAAAGAAACCCGAAACGTCTGCAAGAATGGATCAGCTGCTTTACATCGCCCGTGGCATGGCCATCGTAAACCGACAGTTGCGAGAGAAAGGCGCATCAAGCAAGGATGCATCCCGGTTCATCGTCGACGCACTGTTCACCACCATCACCAACGCGAACTTCGACAATGATATGCTCGACGGCTATATCACAAAAGCCCTCGACCTGAAAAACGAACTCGAAGGAGAGTCGAAAAAGCGCGGCATGGAGCCTCCTTTCATGCCTGAGGTGTCGTATCATATCCCAAAGGAGGAATATGGCGTACATGAGGTAATCGAACACAGCGGCACTCTTGAAGAAGAAATCACAAGTGTGCTCCATGACAAGAACCCGAATATAAGAGGTCTCAAGCAGCTTGCCATGTACGGCTGCAAGGGTATGGCGGCCTATGTCCGCCACGCCTGTAACCTCGGTTATGAGGACGAAGACATATATGTCGTGATAGAGAACGCCCTTGCCGAGATAAGCCGTCCTGACATAAGCGTGTATGAGCTGTTTTCGCTCGTGCTCAATGTGGGTGACGGGGGTGTCAAGGCTATGGCTCTGCTTGACAAGGCAAACACATCGACCTACGGCAATCCCGAAATCACAAAGGTAAACATCGGAGTAAGGAACCGTCCGGGCATACTCGTGAGCGGTCACGACCTCAAGGATCTTGAGGAACTGCTCGAACAGTCAGCAGGCAAAGGGGTTGACATCTATACCCACTCGGAGATGCTCCCTGCCCAGAGCTATCCTTTCTTCAAGAAATTCCCCCACTTTGCAGGTAACTACGGCAACGCATGGTGGCGGCAGATTGACGAGTTCGAGACATTCAACGGCATGTTCCTCTTCACCTCCAACTGCATCGTGCCCCCGCGTCCGAAAACCACCTACATGGATCGCATCTACACGACCGGTGTCGTCGGAATGCCCGGCACACATTTTATCCCCGATGGGAAGGACGGCAAAAAGGATTTTTCCGAAATCATAGAGCGGGCGCAGACATGCCAGCCGCCGACAGAGATAGAGCACGGTGAGATTGTCGCCGGATTCGCCCATAACCAGGTGCTTGCTTTGGCGCCTAAGATTATCGACCTCATCAAAAGCGGTAAAATCCGCAAGTTTGTGGTCATGGCAGGCTGTGACGGCAGAATGCCCTCTCGCAAATACTATACGGAATTTGCGGAAAGGCTTCCTAAAGACTGCGTGATTCTCACCGCAGGCTGTGCCAAATACCGTTACAACAAGCTTCCGCTCGGTGATATCGAGGGTGTTCCGCGCGTGCTCGATGCCGGACAGTGTAACGACTCCTATTCGCTCGTCGTGATTGCCAATGCTCTCAAAGACGCTTTCGGCCTGGAGAGTGTCAACGATCTGCCGATTGTCTACAACATCGCATGGTATGAGCAGAAGGCGGTGATAGTGCTTCTGGCTCTGTTGAGCCTCGGAGTGAAGAATATCCACACCGGCCCGACGCTGCCGGCGTTTTTCACCCCCGAAATTCTGAAAGTGCTTCAGGAGAAGTTCAATATAGGTACCATCGCCACCGTTGACGAAGATTTGGCTACCCTTATCGGTTGA
- a CDS encoding nitrous oxide-stimulated promoter family protein, translated as MKIEYEIRIVREMIRLYCRLKEENRDTCPGCENLARYAESRLRHCPFSDSKGSCRKCRIHCYRPDMKEKIKTVMRFSGPRMLIYHPIMAIRHLIGK; from the coding sequence ATGAAGATAGAATACGAAATCAGGATCGTAAGAGAGATGATCCGTCTATATTGCCGCCTGAAAGAGGAAAATAGAGATACTTGTCCCGGGTGTGAGAATCTGGCGAGGTATGCCGAAAGCCGTCTGCGCCATTGTCCTTTCAGCGATTCGAAAGGAAGTTGCCGCAAATGCAGGATACATTGTTACCGTCCGGATATGAAAGAAAAAATAAAGACGGTCATGCGCTTTTCCGGTCCGAGGATGCTCATTTATCACCCGATAATGGCTATCCGACATCTAATCGGGAAATAA
- a CDS encoding IS5 family transposase, protein MYTSDLTEAQKAFIKETIPMDNWTSKYDFFLVFDAILYVDKTGCQWRNLPHDFPAWQTVYYYFRAWSAIGEFKNLLDSLVAEVRFQEGQTPEPSVAVVDAQSVRAASYPSPKGFDGNKKVKGIKRQIAVDENGHLLDVKTTTANIHDSKGGLMLLALLAASHPVIKKILADRGYRGDLIELVRNTFGMNVEITLSGSSDGKFIPAKGRWVAERSISWLDNFRRLCRNYEDTLEVARQMVIIAGVAMLLNRLTAN, encoded by the coding sequence ATGTACACCTCTGATTTAACAGAAGCACAGAAAGCTTTCATAAAAGAAACAATTCCAATGGATAATTGGACGAGCAAATATGATTTTTTCCTTGTCTTTGATGCCATTCTATATGTGGACAAGACCGGCTGTCAATGGCGTAATCTACCTCATGACTTTCCGGCATGGCAGACCGTATATTACTATTTCCGTGCATGGAGTGCTATCGGCGAGTTCAAGAATCTGCTTGACAGCCTTGTCGCAGAAGTGCGATTTCAGGAAGGTCAGACACCGGAACCAAGTGTTGCGGTTGTAGACGCTCAAAGTGTGCGGGCTGCCTCATATCCCTCACCGAAAGGTTTTGACGGCAACAAGAAAGTCAAGGGAATAAAACGGCAGATTGCAGTTGACGAGAATGGGCATCTGCTTGATGTAAAGACAACTACCGCTAACATACATGACTCCAAAGGCGGTTTGATGCTTCTGGCTTTACTTGCCGCCTCGCACCCGGTCATCAAGAAGATTCTTGCAGACAGAGGCTATCGCGGAGATTTGATTGAACTTGTGAGAAATACCTTTGGCATGAACGTGGAAATCACTTTGTCTGGTTCTTCTGACGGGAAGTTTATCCCGGCAAAGGGCAGATGGGTTGCGGAGCGCTCTATCTCATGGCTTGACAACTTCCGACGTTTATGCAGAAATTATGAGGATACATTGGAGGTCGCACGACAGATGGTCATCATAGCAGGTGTGGCAATGCTCTTGAACAGGCTTACAGCAAATTAA
- a CDS encoding DUF2004 domain-containing protein: MASTDASKPKEERLLSALKLVRIGFYPGEENYAVWDYSIGREIADMLVVVNTDSTGKINYVTWES; this comes from the coding sequence TTGGCAAGTACAGATGCTTCCAAGCCCAAAGAAGAAAGGTTACTCTCTGCCTTGAAATTAGTCCGCATCGGCTTCTATCCCGGCGAGGAAAACTATGCTGTATGGGATTATAGCATAGGACGCGAAATTGCAGATATGTTGGTGGTTGTCAATACTGATAGCACAGGCAAAATTAACTATGTAACATGGGAGAGTTGA
- a CDS encoding TetR/AcrR family transcriptional regulator — MITNREEVLENALRVFAKMNYEKASQVEIGKACGLTKAGLVYYYPIKLDLFVAVIDKYVFGMQSVANKFRFKAATLSEFIEQYIKGVEQTMRKLISLLDDGNNPAGCSFNFYYYHLMMQVRLYYPDVEEKIAGMFRQDYEFWRAAIQSAKDTGEIRQDVDIEDTAMLFRQVFFGLSFEQSFLRGLDIKRLARELHFVYSLLKS, encoded by the coding sequence ATGATAACCAACCGTGAAGAAGTGCTTGAAAACGCACTGCGCGTTTTCGCCAAGATGAATTATGAGAAGGCAAGTCAGGTAGAGATCGGAAAAGCCTGCGGGCTGACGAAAGCCGGGCTTGTGTATTATTATCCGATAAAGCTGGATCTTTTTGTTGCGGTTATAGATAAATACGTGTTCGGGATGCAGTCGGTGGCAAACAAGTTTCGGTTCAAGGCTGCCACCCTGTCGGAATTTATCGAACAATATATAAAAGGTGTGGAACAGACCATGCGGAAACTCATATCGCTTCTTGATGACGGCAACAATCCGGCAGGATGCAGCTTCAATTTCTATTATTACCATCTTATGATGCAGGTACGGCTTTATTATCCGGATGTGGAGGAAAAGATAGCAGGCATGTTCCGGCAGGACTACGAGTTTTGGAGAGCCGCCATACAGTCGGCAAAGGACACCGGGGAGATACGGCAGGATGTGGACATCGAGGACACTGCCATGTTGTTCCGGCAGGTGTTTTTCGGTCTGTCCTTTGAGCAGTCTTTTTTGAGGGGGCTTGACATTAAGCGTCTTGCGAGAGAACTTCACTTTGTCTATTCACTGCTAAAATCCTGA
- a CDS encoding prokaryotic E2 ligase family D protein — protein sequence MTNSNQLTREISSVIYPKAVLIAYVSEDEKKHFLEMRAIDKKGNMGEGRPVTLEFMNDLVRNYSEVHNGTPCGMLPSNLLYCDTRKGSERYVWYNPPQRRMMYFVESLKIENAEYNVPGVIYESKEGGGMNVYAFKGEVPTPETKLYAAPFFNVTSTIVCMGNPKIESPRQPTFGTFLEYLEKRFWLTEFSHLGGGRNPTKSNLVLVTKAARDKPFNLNELIPLNNLKLKDLMK from the coding sequence ATGACGAATTCCAACCAACTGACTCGGGAGATAAGCTCCGTGATATATCCCAAAGCCGTTCTCATCGCCTATGTCAGCGAGGACGAGAAGAAACATTTCCTTGAGATGCGTGCAATAGATAAAAAGGGTAATATGGGTGAAGGACGCCCTGTAACCTTGGAGTTCATGAACGATCTTGTGAGGAATTATTCGGAAGTCCACAACGGCACTCCATGCGGGATGTTGCCGTCAAATCTGCTGTATTGCGACACTCGCAAGGGGTCTGAACGGTACGTATGGTACAATCCGCCGCAAAGACGAATGATGTATTTTGTGGAAAGCCTGAAGATTGAAAATGCGGAATATAATGTTCCGGGAGTGATCTATGAATCAAAGGAAGGTGGCGGAATGAACGTGTATGCCTTCAAGGGAGAAGTCCCAACTCCGGAGACAAAACTGTATGCCGCCCCGTTTTTCAACGTCACGAGCACCATTGTGTGCATGGGGAATCCGAAAATTGAGAGTCCGAGGCAACCGACATTCGGAACATTTCTGGAATATCTTGAGAAAAGGTTCTGGCTGACGGAGTTCTCACACTTGGGCGGAGGCCGTAACCCAACGAAATCCAATCTTGTGCTGGTGACAAAGGCCGCACGTGACAAACCGTTCAACCTCAATGAACTTATACCTCTGAATAATCTTAAACTAAAAGACCTTATGAAATGA
- a CDS encoding NTF2 fold immunity protein, with translation METELKETIQNLLLQFMQNMHEWEVMCNDIAKQNELSFEEQFNKQKELVSKIFLNYCTSRERKNSRPTTISYGNEGSYEYDIDEEKITDIVEEGKDRIVVHTYREVPMQEKKQYIFLFKKGKWLLDSKKRYSSWKQKWLSVSL, from the coding sequence ATGGAAACAGAACTAAAAGAAACTATACAGAATTTATTGCTTCAATTCATGCAGAATATGCACGAGTGGGAAGTGATGTGTAATGATATTGCAAAGCAGAATGAACTTTCATTCGAAGAACAGTTTAACAAGCAAAAAGAATTGGTATCAAAAATCTTTTTGAACTACTGCACTTCTCGTGAACGCAAGAATAGCAGACCTACTACTATATCTTATGGCAATGAAGGTTCTTATGAATATGATATTGATGAAGAGAAAATAACCGATATTGTAGAAGAAGGAAAGGACAGAATTGTAGTTCACACATACAGAGAAGTGCCTATGCAGGAAAAGAAGCAATACATATTCTTGTTTAAAAAAGGCAAATGGCTTTTGGATTCTAAGAAAAGATATTCTTCATGGAAGCAAAAATGGCTATCTGTTTCCCTATAA
- a CDS encoding cupin domain-containing protein: protein MFRLKDRIPYADGSIAKEIVMQNHSGLSLLMAVDKGLEIPTHTANADVLVQVIDGSMEFNIEDKVLELKEGDALTMTPGVKHSLKATERFKVLVTKLNA, encoded by the coding sequence ATGTTCAGATTAAAAGACAGAATTCCATACGCTGACGGCTCCATAGCGAAGGAGATTGTCATGCAGAACCATAGCGGGCTTTCGCTCCTTATGGCAGTTGACAAGGGACTTGAGATTCCCACACATACGGCTAATGCCGACGTGCTCGTCCAGGTAATAGATGGGAGCATGGAGTTCAACATTGAGGATAAAGTACTTGAGTTGAAAGAGGGTGATGCGCTCACTATGACACCGGGTGTGAAACATTCCTTAAAGGCTACGGAACGGTTCAAGGTTCTTGTCACAAAGCTCAACGCATGA
- a CDS encoding PRTRC system ThiF family protein produces the protein MKRVHYIHNYLLNPQHPVTVNLIGVGGTGSQVLTNLARLDVTLRALNHPGLFVTVYDPDIVTEANIGRQLFGWSDIGLNKAQCLVTRINNFFGNDWAAIPDLYPVCPKDARRDNMANITITCTDNVKSRMDLWKVLKAVPESDYTNHGTPIYWLDFGNSQSSGQVVMGTVPRKIKQPESHLYETVSSLKVVTRLVRYSKVKDNDSGPSCSLAEALEKQDLFINSTLAQLGCNLLWKLFRHGMIEHHGLYLNLSTMKVNPIIL, from the coding sequence ATGAAACGTGTACATTATATTCACAACTACCTGCTCAATCCACAGCATCCGGTTACGGTAAATCTTATAGGTGTCGGCGGCACGGGCTCACAGGTCCTCACAAATCTCGCCCGGCTCGATGTGACACTGAGGGCATTGAACCATCCCGGTCTGTTCGTGACAGTCTATGACCCCGACATAGTTACCGAAGCCAATATCGGGCGCCAGCTTTTCGGATGGTCGGATATCGGGCTGAACAAGGCGCAGTGTCTGGTGACACGGATAAACAACTTCTTCGGGAATGACTGGGCTGCAATCCCGGACTTATATCCGGTATGTCCCAAGGATGCACGAAGGGACAATATGGCCAACATAACGATTACCTGCACCGACAATGTGAAATCACGTATGGATTTATGGAAAGTGTTGAAGGCTGTACCGGAATCAGACTACACCAATCATGGCACACCGATATATTGGCTCGACTTCGGAAACTCGCAGTCAAGCGGACAGGTTGTAATGGGAACCGTGCCAAGAAAAATCAAGCAGCCGGAATCGCATCTTTATGAAACGGTAAGCTCTCTGAAAGTGGTGACACGCCTCGTGCGGTATTCAAAAGTGAAAGATAATGATTCAGGTCCAAGTTGCTCCCTTGCCGAAGCATTGGAGAAACAAGACCTGTTTATTAACTCGACACTGGCGCAGCTCGGCTGCAATCTGCTGTGGAAATTGTTCCGCCACGGTATGATAGAACACCATGGGCTGTATCTGAATCTCTCCACCATGAAAGTGAACCCAATTATATTATAA